GCGCAGGCTCTGGGCCAGACCTGCCAGGGCCGGAATGGCGGCCGGGTCCTCGGGCAGGACGGCCAAAATGTGTTCGGCGGACAACGGTTCGGGCTCGGGCCGGGCTTCCAGGGCGGTCAGGCGCTCCGATGCCGCCGTTAGATCCTGGCGCAGGGTTTCCAGTGTCCCGGCGTGATCCAAGCCCGCGAGGCGGGCGTCCAGATCGCCGCGCAGGCTCTGGGCTAGACCTGCCAGGGCCGGAATGGCGGCCGGGTCCTCGGGCAGGACGGCCAGAATGTGTTCGGCGGACAACGGTTCGGGCTCGGGCCGGGCTTCCAGGGCGGTCAGGCGTTCGTTCATGGCAACAAGTTCCTGTTGAAGTGATGATCCCGTCTGATCGCCTTGGGATGCGAGCTTCGTGTCCACCTCGGCCAAAATGCTTTCGTAAAGGGGGAGGGCAAAGGGCAGGCGCTCCAGTTCGGCCGGCAAGGCGGCCAGGATCTGCTCCGTGCTCGGTGGAACCGGGGTCGCGACACGGGTTTCCAGTTCGTCCAGGCGCGTGGCGAGTTTTTGCAATGCGCCGGCGTCCATGGCCGCTCCGGATGAGCGGGAGTCGTCCTCCACGGGTGGGATGATGGGGCTGGAATCGTCTTGGGCCGAAACGTCATGGGTTGCCCGAGGCTCGGCCGGGGAGTTCAAGGGTGCCTCGGCCACGATGTCGGTCAGTTCGACAATGAGCTCCTCGGTCGAATCCACGTGTCCTGGCCGGACGCTTTGGGCTGGCTGCTCGGAATCAAAATGCAAGCCCGGCTGGGCCTCGGCCGTGGGGGGCGTTGTGCGTGTGGCTTGCGGTGTGTCCAGTTCGATGTCCAGCAGTTCGTCCAGGGCCGTGGGCGCGTCCTGGGGCGGCGTGGTCTTGAGGGTTTCGAAGAGATCTTCCAGGTCGGCCAGATCGCTGTCCAGGGTCGAAACTTCCATCCCCCTGGTCTCGCTCCGCGTTGATCCCGCCGTGGACGACGTGGTGGTCTGGGGGCCCAGCAGGGCATCAAGGTCCATGCCCGCGCTCGGGCCCGGAGCTTCTCGCAGCAGATCGTCCAATTCCTGGTCCAGGGTCGTCTGATCCAGTTTGGGGGGGCTGGCGGGTTCTGGGGCTGGCTCGTCCAGGGGCGAGTCTTCGGTCACGATTTCGGTGAGTTCGATGATTTCGTCTGCCGGATTGGAGCGAGTGGTCATGGCGAGATCCTTTCTTGGAGTTTTGGAGAGTGGCATGACTATACCAAGATGCCGGGTCAAGGGCAATGCGGGCCGTGGAAAGCTCGGAATCCCGTGAAAAAAAATCCCCTCCCGCAGGGTCTGCGGGAGGGGGTGAACCAAAGGCCGACCTTTGCTTGTGCTCGTTAGACTGCCCGCAACAGGAGCCTTACTTGGTGTGACACTTGCCACAGGCGGTGGGGCCGGTGGTCTTGCTTTCTTTCTTCAACTTCTTGTGACAGTCGAGACACTGGGTATGATAGGCGTTTTCGACCAGCTTGACATCCTTGGCGTTGTCCTTGGTCCGGGCTTCCAGGGAATCATGACAGCCAGACGAGGTACATTTCTTGATAGCGCCATCGGCTTCCATGGTGTGATGACAATCCTTGCATTCGACAGTGGCGTGCTTGGAATGCGCGAACGGCACGGCCTTCTGCAGGGTGCCGGGCTTGTCGCCCTTGTCCTTGACTTTCATGCCCTCGGGGGCCTTGATGACCAGATCATCGCCAGGGGCGTCGGCAGCGCTGAGCATCGGAGCGGCGACCAGACACAGGAGCGCCGCGCAGATCAGGCTGAGCAACATTGATTTTTTCATCCTCTTTCTACCTCCAGAAAGAAAAGTTACAAAAAGCATAAGCTGGGCATATATACTGACGGTCTTGGTCTTCAGTCAAGGAGCCCGCGAAAAGAGGACGTTTTAAAACACGACGGTGCGGGCCGCCTTCAGCGTACGCTCCAGATCCTCGTCGGTATGGGCGAAGGAGGTGAAGGCGCATTCAAAACCCGATGGTGCAAAATAAATGCCCTGGTCACGCATTTGTCGGTAAAAAGCGGTGAAGAGCTTCGAGTTCGAAGTCTGGGCCGAGGCAAAGTCCGTGACCGGGGTGTTGGTGAAAAAGATGGTGAACAGGGAGGCCATGTGCGTGCGGTGGACCGGTACGCCCTTGCTCCGCAAGATGTTGGCAAGCTCGCGGGAAAAATCGTCCGTGCGGGCGGCCAGGCCGGCATAGTCACGGGTCGAAAGTTCCCCGAGGGTGGCCAGGCCGGCGGCCATGGCCAGGGGATTTCCGGACAGGGTGCCCGCCTGGTACACGTTGCCGCTGGGCGCGATGTGGCCCATGATATCTTTCTTTCCGCCGTAGGCCCCCACGGGCAGGCCGCCGCCGATGATCTTGCCCAGGCAGGTCAGGTCCGGATCGATGCCCAGCGCCCGCTGCGCTCCACCATAGCTGACCCGGAAGCCGGAGATGACCTCGTCGAAGATGAGCAGGGCGCCATGCTTGCGGGTCAGGTCGCGCAGGCCTTCCAAAAAGCCGGGTTGTGGCGGGACCAGGCCCATGTTGCCGGCAACGGGCTCGACAATGACGGCCGCGATGTCGGCTCCTTGACGTTCGAACAGGGCCCGCACGCCGTCCAGATCGTTATAATGGGCGAGGAGGGTATGCTTGACCACGTCCTCGGGAACGCCCGGAGTGCCGGGGATGGACTGGGTGGCCACGCCGGAGCCGGCGCTGGCCAGGAAGGCATCGGCGTGGCCGTGGTAGCCGCCATGGAATTTGATCATTCCGTTACGGCCGGTGTAGCCCCTGGCCAGGCGCAACGCGCTCATGGTCGCTTCCGTGCCGGAACTGACCATGCGCACCATGTCGATGCCTGGTACCGCCTTGACCACGGCCTGGGCCAATTCCACTTCCAGACGGCAGGGCGCGCCAAAGCTGGTGCCCTTGACCGCGGCCTCGGCAATGGCCTTGGCCACGCTCGGATGGTTGTGCCCCAGGAGCATGGGGCCCCAGGACATGACATAATCGATGAGTTGCGTCCCGTCCTCGGTGGTCAGCGTGCTGCCAGCGGCCGAGGCGATGAACAGCGGTTCGCACTCGACGCTTTTGCAGGCCCGGACCGGGCTGTTCACGCCGCCGGGAATGAGGGCGCTGGCTTTTTGGAAAAGATCCCGTGAAATGCTCATATCTGTTCTCCGTCGGTCTAGAAATATTCCATGGATGTCTTTTTCAGCTCTTTTTCGCTGAATAGGATTTCGTACTGGGTCACGCCCGTCTGGTCGATCAGTTCGCGCACCACCCGCATGCAGTCCTCGCGGGTTTTGCCATGAATCATGGTATACATGTCATAGGGCCAGTCCATGCAGTTGGGGCGTAGGTAGCAGTGCGAGATTTCCGGCCGCTGGGCCATGGCGCGGCCAACTTCGTCCGGGTCGAACCCTTCCTCGATGTACCAGGCGACCATGGCGTTGAAGCCGTAGCCGGCCTGCTGGTGCCGGAGCGTGGCTCCGAAACGGCGGATCTGTCCACCGGCCTTGAGCCGACGGAGCAGGTCGAGGACCGCGTCCTCGGTGCTGCCGGTCTGGGCGGCGATATCCGCGAAGGGGGTGGGACTGTCCGGGAGGGAACCCTGAACGATGCGTAGAATATGTTTTTCGGTTGGCGTGAAATCCACTGTGTTTCCTCGCGTGGCCCGTCTTTGGGCGGCAAATAGTTCGAGCCCGGTCCTTAGCCCTTTCGGTTTTTCCTGGCAATAGCAGGCTTTACATGATGAAATCCATCTTCGATACTGCCTACTTGGAGCGCAATCATGAAGGAGGGGGATATGAAGATAGCTGTTTTGGGCGGCGGGAGTTGGGGTACGGCCCTGGCCAATGTGCTGGCCGAGAAGGGAGAGGATGTCTGGCTGTGGGTGCGCCGGGCGGATCAGGCCGGAGAGATTGCCAATCAGCGGACCAACTCCCGATATCTGCCGGGCCGGTTGTTGTCTTCCGGCTTGCGCGCGAGCACGGATTTGGCTTCCGTCGTGGACCGGAGCGCCTGTGTCGTGTTGGCCGTGCCCTGTCAGCAACTTGGGGCCGTGCTGCGTCAGGGGCGTTTGTTTTTTTCGTCCGCGCCGCGCCTTGTTTGCGCCAGCAAGGGTGTCGAGATGGGTTCCTTCCGGACCATGAGCCGGATCGTTGGCGAGGAATTGCGGGGGCTTGACCCGCTTTATGCCATGCTGTCCGGGCCGTCCTTTGCCTCGGAAGTGGCGGCCCGGATGCCCACGGCCGTGGCTCTGGGCTGCGCCGATCCGGGATTCGCGGATTTCGTGCAGACTCTTTTTTCGACCGAGTTTTTTCGGGTCTACGTCAATGCCGATGTGACCGGCGTGGAACTGGGCGGAGCAGTGAAGAATATCATCGCCATCGCGTCGGGAATCTCCGATGGTCTTGGGTTTGGTGAAAACGCGCGGGCGGCCTTGATCACGCGCGGCCTGGCGGAGATGTCCCGGCTGGGTCTGGCCCTGGGGGCAAAGGCGGCCACGTTCATGGGGCTGTCGGGCATGGGGGATTTGGTGCTGACCTGCACCGGGGATTTGAGCCGCAACCGCCGTGTTGGTCTGGGTATTGGTCGTGGCCAGACGTTGGAGCAGGTCCTGGCCGGGATGCACAACGTGGCCGAGGGGGTGAAGACAACCGAGGCCGTGCATGCCCTGGGCAAGGAGCGGGGATTGGAACTGCCGATCACGGCCCAGGTGCATGCCGTGTTGTTCGGGGGCAAGGATCCGGCCCTGGCCGTGCGGGAGCTGATGACCCGGCCCCTGCGCGAGGAGTGACGCGGGTCAGCCCAGAGGCTGGACCCAAATTTCCCGGGTGCGCGGACCATCGAACTCGCCCAGGAAAACGCGTTGCCATGTGCCCAGCGCCAAACGGCCGTTGTCGACGATCAGATGCACGGACGAACCGAAAAAGCTGGCCTTGATGTGCGCGTCCGCATTGCCTTCCGCATGGCGGAAACCGGCGTCCTTGGGGACCATGCGTTGGAGATGGGCGAGAATATCCCGGCATACATCCGGATCCGCGCCTTCGTTGACGGTCAGGCCGGTGGTCGTGTGTGGCGTGTACACGAGCAGGGCGCCGGAATTGATCCGGGCCTCGTGAACCATCGCGGTCAGGTGGTCCGTGATGTCGACCATGCTTTCCCGTTTTGTCGTGGTCACGCGTAAAATTTTCATGCCTGTTCTCCGGCGTAATCCAGGGTGACGCGGGTGCCGTGCTCGTTGTAGCCGATGGCGCTGGCATAGATGCGGAAAATCTCGTGTCCTCGGCCATTTTCCCGCGAGATGTCGCTCCGGGCGCCGAGATGGGCGCGCCAATCAAAGCCCGGCCCCTGATCGGCGATCTCCAGTCGAAAGTCTTGGCCGCGCCGTGAAACCCGAAACAGGACCAGTTTTTCGGCGTTTAGACCGTTGCCGTGGATCACGGCGTTGTTGAGCGCTTCGCGGGCGAGCAACGAGAGCGGGAACAGATGCCTGTCGGCGGCGTTTTTTTCCAGGAAGGTCCGCAGGACGGCAATGGCGCGGTCCACGTTTTCCAGGGTTGAGTTCATGCGGACCTCGAAGCCGCGAGGGAGGTGGGTTGTCACGAACATCCTCAGACCTCGATCGCCATCAGGATAATGTCGTCCTCGTGCGCGGCCTGGGTCAGGCTGGCGCAGATGGCGTCCACTGCTTCCGACAGGGGGAGACGGCCTAGGGACGAGCAGGCCGCTTCAAGCTGGGCGAGGCCTTTCTCGCGGGTGATTTTGGTCGGGCCAAAGCCTTCGATCAGACCATCGGTGTACAGGAACAGGCGGTCGCCCGGAGTCACGGGGATGGTTAGGGTTTCGAACCATACCGATTCAAAAACACCGAGAATGTCCCCGGAAGC
This genomic stretch from Deltaproteobacteria bacterium harbors:
- a CDS encoding cytochrome C gives rise to the protein MLFVTFLSGGRKRMKKSMLLSLICAALLCLVAAPMLSAADAPGDDLVIKAPEGMKVKDKGDKPGTLQKAVPFAHSKHATVECKDCHHTMEADGAIKKCTSSGCHDSLEARTKDNAKDVKLVENAYHTQCLDCHKKLKKESKTTGPTACGKCHTK
- the hemL gene encoding glutamate-1-semialdehyde-2,1-aminomutase, producing MSISRDLFQKASALIPGGVNSPVRACKSVECEPLFIASAAGSTLTTEDGTQLIDYVMSWGPMLLGHNHPSVAKAIAEAAVKGTSFGAPCRLEVELAQAVVKAVPGIDMVRMVSSGTEATMSALRLARGYTGRNGMIKFHGGYHGHADAFLASAGSGVATQSIPGTPGVPEDVVKHTLLAHYNDLDGVRALFERQGADIAAVIVEPVAGNMGLVPPQPGFLEGLRDLTRKHGALLIFDEVISGFRVSYGGAQRALGIDPDLTCLGKIIGGGLPVGAYGGKKDIMGHIAPSGNVYQAGTLSGNPLAMAAGLATLGELSTRDYAGLAARTDDFSRELANILRSKGVPVHRTHMASLFTIFFTNTPVTDFASAQTSNSKLFTAFYRQMRDQGIYFAPSGFECAFTSFAHTDEDLERTLKAARTVVF
- a CDS encoding Lrp/AsnC family transcriptional regulator, with the translated sequence MDFTPTEKHILRIVQGSLPDSPTPFADIAAQTGSTEDAVLDLLRRLKAGGQIRRFGATLRHQQAGYGFNAMVAWYIEEGFDPDEVGRAMAQRPEISHCYLRPNCMDWPYDMYTMIHGKTREDCMRVVRELIDQTGVTQYEILFSEKELKKTSMEYF
- a CDS encoding NAD(P)-dependent glycerol-3-phosphate dehydrogenase, which gives rise to MKIAVLGGGSWGTALANVLAEKGEDVWLWVRRADQAGEIANQRTNSRYLPGRLLSSGLRASTDLASVVDRSACVVLAVPCQQLGAVLRQGRLFFSSAPRLVCASKGVEMGSFRTMSRIVGEELRGLDPLYAMLSGPSFASEVAARMPTAVALGCADPGFADFVQTLFSTEFFRVYVNADVTGVELGGAVKNIIAIASGISDGLGFGENARAALITRGLAEMSRLGLALGAKAATFMGLSGMGDLVLTCTGDLSRNRRVGLGIGRGQTLEQVLAGMHNVAEGVKTTEAVHALGKERGLELPITAQVHAVLFGGKDPALAVRELMTRPLREE
- a CDS encoding YjbQ family protein — encoded protein: MKILRVTTTKRESMVDITDHLTAMVHEARINSGALLVYTPHTTTGLTVNEGADPDVCRDILAHLQRMVPKDAGFRHAEGNADAHIKASFFGSSVHLIVDNGRLALGTWQRVFLGEFDGPRTREIWVQPLG
- a CDS encoding ATP-binding protein, which encodes MFVTTHLPRGFEVRMNSTLENVDRAIAVLRTFLEKNAADRHLFPLSLLAREALNNAVIHGNGLNAEKLVLFRVSRRGQDFRLEIADQGPGFDWRAHLGARSDISRENGRGHEIFRIYASAIGYNEHGTRVTLDYAGEQA